In Candidatus Microthrix parvicella Bio17-1, the sequence GAGTCAGCGGTCCATTTGGGTGCCCAAACGCTCCCAGCGTGGTAGCCCGTGGCGACGTGATCTGGGCCGATCTGGGCCCTCCCCGTGGCCGACGTCCCCTGTGCGTCCTCACCCGGGACGCCGCCATCAGTGTTCTGACGTCCGTCACTTGTGCCCCGGTCACTCGAACGATCCGAGGCATCCGGAGCGAAGTGGAGATCGGCACGGATGAGGGACTCCCGTCAACCAGCGTGATCGCCTGCGACGCCC encodes:
- a CDS encoding type II toxin-antitoxin system PemK/MazF family toxin → MIWADLGPPRGRRPLCVLTRDAAISVLTSVTCAPVTRTIRGIRSEVEIGTDEGLPSTSVIACDALVSVPLSLLDAQPVGHLDMATRAKLDGALRYALDILY